Proteins from one Ahaetulla prasina isolate Xishuangbanna chromosome 2, ASM2864084v1, whole genome shotgun sequence genomic window:
- the RHEBL1 gene encoding GTPase RhebL1, producing MPFVRYRKVVILGYRSVGKTSLAHQFIDGEFLECYDPTVESTYNKMLMVGKDEFHLQLVDTAGQDEYTILPHSFIIGIHGYVLVYSVTSLKSFQVVKTLHSKLHESRGKTRMPVVLVGNKADLSLESRQVKTDEGRKLADSWGAVFLESSAKENQMTQGIFTKVIEEIDRVDNSYDYSQG from the exons GTAAGACATCTCTTGCTCACCAGTTCATTGATGGGGAATTTCTGGAATGCTATGACCCCACTGTGGAAAGCA cTTACAACAAAATGTTGATGGTGGGAAAAGATGAATTCCACTTGCAGCTTGTGGACACTGCGGGACAG GATGAATACACTATCTTGCCTCACTCGTTTATCATTGGCATCCATGGCTACGTGCTGGTCTATTCTGTCACTTCTCTCAAAAG TTTTCAGGTGGTGAAGACCCTGCACAGCAAGTTACACGAAAGCAGAGGGAAGACAAG GATGCCTGTAGTGCTTGTTGGCAATAAAGCTGATCTGTCATTAGAAAG TCGTCAGGTAAAGACGGATGAAGGCCGGAAACTTGCTGATTCATGGGGTGCTGTGTTCTTGGAATCCTCAGCAAAAGAAAACCAG ATGACTCAAGGTATCTTCACAAAGGTCATCGAAGAAATTGATCGTGTGGACAATTCCTATG ACTACAGCCAGGGCTGA